A section of the Solitalea canadensis DSM 3403 genome encodes:
- a CDS encoding Ada metal-binding domain-containing protein, giving the protein MITHLSLGTETFAANRKLKQLIDNQVVMLGGNKKLKIYGTLTCASGKRMKTENRVFFSSGQEAIQHGYRPCGHCLNHKFKKWKTDQQL; this is encoded by the coding sequence ATGATCACTCATTTATCGCTGGGGACGGAAACATTTGCTGCTAACAGAAAGCTAAAACAGTTAATAGATAATCAGGTTGTAATGTTGGGTGGGAATAAAAAACTGAAGATATATGGAACTTTAACTTGTGCATCGGGTAAGCGAATGAAAACAGAAAACAGGGTGTTTTTTAGTTCTGGACAGGAGGCTATTCAGCATGGTTATCGTCCCTGTGGTCATTGCCTTAACCATAAGTTTAAGAAATGGAAAACAGATCAGCAATTGTAG
- a CDS encoding alpha-ketoglutarate-dependent dioxygenase AlkB family protein, with amino-acid sequence MQQSLFNTENHPILPFNGEVLLFPQLFTVKESNTYFDNLLKEINWKQEPITIYGREVMQPRLTAWYGDDNKTYSYSGITMHPNKWTDDLFLIKQRVESISGAIFNSALLNQYRDGKDSVGWHRDNEKELGINPVIASVSFGATRTFQFRNYKDKSITRSVELSNGSLLLMSGATQHHWEHQIPKTTRTIGSRINITFRIIV; translated from the coding sequence ATGCAACAATCATTATTCAATACAGAAAACCATCCAATTCTGCCATTTAATGGAGAAGTGTTATTATTCCCTCAGCTGTTTACTGTTAAGGAGAGCAACACTTATTTTGATAATCTGCTTAAAGAAATAAACTGGAAACAAGAGCCAATTACCATTTACGGACGCGAGGTTATGCAGCCTCGTTTAACCGCATGGTATGGTGATGATAACAAGACCTACAGCTATTCAGGAATTACCATGCATCCTAATAAATGGACCGACGATCTGTTTTTGATAAAGCAAAGAGTAGAGTCCATCTCTGGAGCAATTTTTAACAGTGCTTTACTTAATCAATACCGTGATGGAAAGGATAGTGTAGGTTGGCATCGTGATAATGAAAAAGAGCTGGGAATAAACCCGGTGATCGCTTCTGTTAGTTTCGGAGCCACCAGAACATTTCAATTTAGAAATTATAAAGACAAAAGCATAACACGCTCTGTTGAATTATCCAATGGTAGCTTGTTGCTTATGAGCGGCGCAACCCAACATCATTGGGAACATCAGATTCCCAAAACAACACGAACAATAGGAAGTCGGATTAATATTACCTTCAGGATTATTGTGTAA
- a CDS encoding rhodanese-like domain-containing protein, with amino-acid sequence MKEITVQDLKKKIDNNEDFQLIDVREEFEYQDANLGGVLIPLGNILLESDKIAKDKDVVVHCRSGKRSAAAIMQLEQQFGFTNLSNLQGGILAWAAEIDPSMKVS; translated from the coding sequence ATGAAAGAAATAACCGTACAGGACCTTAAAAAGAAAATAGACAACAACGAAGATTTTCAATTGATCGATGTTAGAGAAGAATTTGAATACCAGGATGCCAATTTAGGTGGAGTACTTATTCCTCTTGGAAATATTTTGTTAGAGTCCGACAAGATCGCTAAAGATAAAGATGTTGTGGTACATTGCCGTAGCGGAAAACGTAGTGCAGCTGCTATAATGCAGTTGGAACAACAATTCGGTTTTACTAATTTATCAAACCTGCAAGGCGGTATTTTGGCTTGGGCCGCCGAGATTGACCCGAGCATGAAAGTAAGCTAA
- a CDS encoding 2OG-Fe(II) oxygenase → MNLIAEKNIKERLSHIDWHNVMEQMNEKGFAQLPRVLTADECEELIGNYSNEVMYRKTITMERYRFGLGEYKYFRYPLPALIQTIRETVYPKLAVIANKWMQVLSIEQRYPNTFAEFRQLCHENGQIKPTVLILKYGEGGHNTLHQDLYGDLFFPLQLVLFLNEPGIDYSGGEFVLTQQVPRAQSKAIVLQPGRGDMLLFTTNFRPVKGTHGYYRVNMKHGVSEVYDGKRHTLGIIFHDALS, encoded by the coding sequence ATGAACCTGATTGCAGAGAAAAATATCAAAGAACGGTTAAGCCATATTGATTGGCACAATGTGATGGAGCAAATGAATGAAAAAGGATTTGCCCAGTTACCCCGTGTTCTTACAGCAGATGAATGTGAGGAGTTAATCGGTAATTATTCAAATGAGGTTATGTACAGAAAAACGATTACTATGGAACGTTATCGTTTTGGTTTGGGAGAGTATAAATATTTCAGGTATCCGTTGCCTGCTTTAATTCAAACTATTCGTGAAACTGTTTATCCTAAGCTGGCAGTTATTGCTAATAAGTGGATGCAAGTATTATCAATTGAACAGCGATATCCCAATACTTTTGCTGAATTTCGACAGCTTTGTCATGAGAATGGTCAAATAAAGCCTACCGTTTTAATACTTAAATACGGTGAAGGAGGACATAATACTTTGCATCAGGATTTGTACGGAGATTTGTTTTTTCCTCTTCAGTTGGTGTTGTTTTTGAATGAGCCGGGAATAGATTATTCAGGCGGTGAGTTTGTCTTAACTCAGCAAGTTCCAAGAGCTCAATCGAAAGCAATTGTTTTACAACCGGGAAGGGGAGATATGTTATTATTTACAACTAACTTCAGACCGGTAAAAGGAACTCATGGATATTATCGGGTTAACATGAAACATGGAGTTAGCGAGGTTTATGATGGCAAACGGCATACATTGGGAATTATCTTTCATGATGCATTAAGTTGA
- a CDS encoding DNA-3-methyladenine glycosylase family protein yields MSTYTISIPTPPLFSFNECLWFLDRNYDECLHTINGNEVRKALLINGHPLLISAKETEGHLAIDILKGPNNDVTVSLLKEYVADWFDLNNQLDPFYDMLQEHSVLAYMTKDYKGLRLMGIEDMFEAICWCIIGQQINLTFAYKLKRRLVERYGTTIYFEDQRYHLFPHYNVLATALFDELKEMQYSTQKANYIISTAKAFANGEISKERIKSLPGLEEKQKALTNLKGIGIWTANYVLMKTLKEYTCIPHGDIGLLNALANHQIITDRKDIAAINRFFEDFKGWESYLTFYLWRSLAPQTITQ; encoded by the coding sequence ATGTCCACTTACACTATTTCTATTCCGACACCGCCACTTTTCAGCTTTAATGAATGTCTTTGGTTTCTTGACCGGAACTATGATGAGTGTTTGCATACAATCAATGGAAATGAAGTAAGAAAAGCTTTATTAATAAATGGACACCCCTTATTGATCAGTGCGAAGGAAACTGAAGGACATCTAGCAATAGACATTCTAAAAGGCCCAAATAATGATGTAACCGTTTCATTGTTGAAGGAATACGTTGCAGATTGGTTTGATTTGAACAATCAACTCGACCCCTTTTACGATATGCTTCAAGAACATTCAGTTTTAGCATATATGACCAAGGATTACAAAGGGTTACGATTGATGGGCATTGAAGATATGTTTGAGGCGATTTGCTGGTGTATTATCGGACAACAAATTAACCTCACTTTTGCTTATAAACTAAAAAGACGCCTGGTAGAACGCTATGGCACAACTATTTATTTTGAAGATCAGCGCTATCATCTGTTCCCTCATTATAATGTTCTTGCAACAGCCTTATTTGATGAGTTGAAAGAAATGCAATATTCAACTCAAAAGGCCAATTATATTATCAGCACAGCAAAGGCATTTGCCAATGGTGAAATAAGCAAAGAAAGGATTAAGAGTTTACCTGGTCTTGAGGAAAAGCAAAAAGCCCTTACCAATTTAAAAGGTATCGGCATCTGGACAGCCAACTATGTGCTGATGAAAACATTGAAGGAGTATACATGCATACCTCACGGAGATATCGGGCTGTTAAATGCTCTGGCCAATCATCAAATTATCACTGACCGCAAAGACATTGCAGCAATCAATCGTTTCTTTGAAGATTTCAAAGGATGGGAAAGTTATCTAACCTTTTATTTGTGGAGAAGCTTAGCCCCACAAACAATTACACAATAA
- a CDS encoding META domain-containing protein has protein sequence MKKNLFKILACLSVIFIAISCSSSKNATVYNTKWELDEVNGVIIDYLVDPKRDIYLTFDEGKNKFGGSTGCNTIGGNLLVEGNKLILSSMIATKMACKNMRAEQLYLSLLESVDNYKLKGSRLILYQGDKEIASYRRSKEAAPPVAAN, from the coding sequence ATGAAAAAGAATCTCTTCAAAATACTGGCCTGTCTATCAGTTATCTTCATAGCTATTTCATGCAGTAGTTCTAAGAACGCAACTGTTTACAATACCAAGTGGGAACTCGATGAAGTAAATGGAGTTATCATTGATTATTTGGTTGACCCCAAACGGGACATCTATTTAACGTTTGATGAGGGTAAAAACAAATTTGGCGGTTCTACAGGATGCAACACTATTGGAGGAAATCTGTTGGTTGAGGGTAATAAATTGATTCTTTCAAGTATGATTGCCACTAAAATGGCTTGCAAAAATATGCGGGCCGAGCAGTTATACCTAAGTTTGCTAGAATCTGTAGATAATTACAAATTAAAAGGTTCACGCTTAATTTTATATCAGGGCGATAAAGAAATTGCTTCATACAGGCGAAGCAAAGAGGCTGCTCCACCAGTGGCGGCTAATTGA
- a CDS encoding DUF6358 family protein, giving the protein MGKKILLNTFITIMLFVSFLTMIFAFEAKNWLNVGGAAIVFIGLMIIKIMYMRNVHREFKRK; this is encoded by the coding sequence ATGGGGAAGAAAATTCTTTTGAACACTTTCATTACCATAATGCTATTTGTCTCTTTTTTAACGATGATATTTGCATTTGAAGCTAAAAACTGGTTAAATGTGGGTGGTGCCGCCATTGTGTTTATTGGGCTTATGATCATTAAAATCATGTATATGCGCAATGTTCATCGTGAATTTAAAAGAAAGTAA
- the argH gene encoding argininosuccinate lyase — MKLWAKNTDVQKEVEQFTVGNDRELDMYLAPFDVLGSIAHITMLESIGLLSKDDLSTLKKELVKIYGEIEKGEFKIEDGIEDVHSQVEYLLTQRIGEAGKKIHSGRSRNDQVLVDIKQYLRHELKQIVFLAKQLFNTFQKLSEEHKKKLLPGYTHLQIAMPSSFGLWFGAYAESLVDDMELLLAAYKIANKNPLGSAAGYGSSFPLNRTMTTKLLGFGALNYNVVYAQMTRGKSEKVTSMALASVAATLSKFAYDVCLYISQNFGFISFPDHLTTGSSIMPHKKNPDVFELIRAKCNKLQGLPNDLTLLTNNLPSGYFRDMQITKALIIPAFEELNDCLQICNYMLQHITCKEGITRDEKYKYIFSVEVVNNQVLEGVPFREAYKNVGLAIEDGNFEAPETINHTHEGSIGNLCTEEVKAEMEKIIASFDFERIEKAVKDLLK; from the coding sequence ATGAAACTCTGGGCTAAAAATACTGACGTACAAAAAGAAGTAGAACAATTTACTGTTGGTAATGATCGCGAGCTGGATATGTATCTTGCTCCGTTTGACGTGTTAGGATCTATTGCGCATATTACCATGTTAGAAAGCATTGGTTTATTGAGCAAAGACGATCTTTCTACCTTAAAAAAAGAACTTGTAAAAATTTACGGAGAAATTGAGAAAGGTGAATTTAAGATTGAGGATGGCATTGAAGATGTCCATTCTCAAGTTGAATACCTTTTAACTCAACGTATTGGTGAGGCAGGTAAAAAGATACATAGCGGACGTTCTCGTAATGATCAGGTTTTGGTGGATATCAAGCAATATCTTCGTCATGAATTAAAGCAGATTGTTTTTCTTGCAAAACAACTTTTTAATACGTTCCAGAAATTAAGCGAAGAACATAAAAAGAAGTTATTGCCAGGGTATACACATTTGCAAATTGCGATGCCTTCTTCATTTGGTTTATGGTTTGGAGCCTATGCCGAGTCGTTAGTTGACGATATGGAACTACTTTTGGCAGCTTATAAAATTGCCAACAAAAATCCGTTAGGTTCAGCAGCCGGATATGGATCATCATTTCCCCTAAACCGTACCATGACTACCAAATTATTAGGTTTCGGAGCATTAAATTACAATGTGGTTTATGCGCAGATGACCAGAGGCAAGTCGGAAAAGGTTACTTCTATGGCACTTGCGTCGGTGGCAGCAACATTATCAAAATTTGCTTATGATGTATGCTTGTACATTAGTCAGAACTTCGGGTTCATTAGTTTTCCGGATCATTTGACTACTGGCTCCAGCATTATGCCTCACAAAAAAAATCCGGATGTTTTTGAACTTATAAGGGCGAAATGTAATAAACTCCAGGGATTGCCAAATGACCTGACTTTATTGACCAATAATTTGCCATCGGGTTATTTCCGCGATATGCAAATTACCAAAGCACTGATTATTCCTGCATTTGAAGAATTAAACGATTGCTTGCAGATCTGCAATTATATGCTGCAACACATCACTTGTAAAGAAGGAATTACACGTGATGAAAAGTATAAATACATTTTTAGTGTTGAGGTGGTTAACAACCAGGTTTTAGAGGGTGTTCCATTCCGTGAGGCTTATAAAAACGTAGGATTAGCGATTGAGGACGGTAACTTTGAAGCTCCTGAAACCATTAACCACACTCACGAAGGCAGTATCGGAAACCTTTGTACGGAAGAAGTTAAAGCGGAAATGGAGAAAATTATAGCTTCTTTTGATTTTGAAAGGATAGAAAAGGCTGTAAAAGACTTGTTAAAATAA
- a CDS encoding M61 family metallopeptidase, whose amino-acid sequence MNNKLLTAFSFAILSGSVAFAQKPIRYEVSFPNYTHHEAEISLTASELKDGPVQFRMSRSSPGRYATHEFGKNVYNVQAFDANGQKLKLVRIQGDLYEVAEHKGTIKISYTLYGTHADGTYADIDETQAHLNIPASFMWVVGKDANPIEVKFEIPEKLKWKVATQLKPLAEKNTYYAPNFQYFMDSPTELSNHFQRSWEVKNPDGKEQTIKLALHAVANDQEVDRYAGMLKKVVAEQQMVFGEFPDYDFGNYTFIQNVNLFVNGDGMEHRNSTMITEQELFRGKEEDLLSTVSHEYFHQWNVERIRPKTLEPFDFTHANMSNELWFAEGFTNYYGILLLKRSGFYSLDKYAQKLNSCINSVLVMPGAKQYSPVTMSNQAVFVDAGVAIDETNYSNMFVSYYPYGEATALALDLRLRTEFKNLNLDKFMQLVWQKHGKTEIPYVNADIQNLLAQFTGNKVFADDFFNRFIYASEKNNYEQLLGNAGLLLRKAGPGRAWLGNVMFQPIENVGLQIASATQIGSPLYESGLDINDIIIAIDEQLMKTPADLQQLLARHKPGDKITIDFDHRGITKTVSVELKENPRLEVVTYENANKPVTAEMKKLREDWLGSKVKQSN is encoded by the coding sequence ATGAATAATAAGTTATTAACTGCATTTAGCTTTGCAATATTGTCTGGTTCGGTTGCATTTGCACAAAAGCCGATCAGGTATGAAGTATCATTTCCAAACTATACACATCATGAAGCAGAAATTTCATTAACAGCAAGTGAATTAAAAGATGGTCCAGTGCAATTCAGAATGAGCAGATCTTCTCCGGGAAGGTATGCTACGCATGAATTTGGAAAAAACGTTTATAACGTTCAGGCCTTTGATGCAAATGGTCAAAAGCTAAAACTGGTGAGAATTCAGGGCGATCTTTATGAAGTTGCAGAGCATAAGGGAACGATTAAGATTTCCTATACGCTATATGGTACTCATGCCGATGGAACATATGCTGATATTGATGAGACCCAAGCTCACTTGAATATTCCGGCTTCTTTTATGTGGGTGGTTGGGAAGGATGCGAATCCGATAGAAGTTAAGTTTGAAATACCTGAAAAGTTAAAATGGAAGGTAGCAACACAGTTAAAACCATTAGCGGAGAAAAACACCTATTACGCTCCAAATTTTCAATATTTTATGGATAGTCCGACTGAGTTGAGTAACCATTTTCAGCGCAGTTGGGAGGTGAAAAACCCGGATGGAAAGGAACAAACGATTAAGCTGGCCTTACATGCTGTTGCCAATGATCAGGAAGTTGATCGTTATGCCGGAATGCTTAAGAAGGTGGTAGCTGAACAACAAATGGTGTTTGGAGAGTTTCCTGATTATGATTTTGGCAACTATACTTTTATTCAAAATGTAAATCTGTTTGTTAACGGTGATGGAATGGAACATCGTAACTCGACAATGATCACAGAACAGGAACTATTTAGAGGAAAGGAAGAAGATCTATTGAGTACCGTTTCGCATGAGTACTTTCATCAATGGAACGTTGAACGCATAAGGCCTAAAACGCTGGAGCCCTTTGATTTTACGCATGCTAATATGAGTAATGAGTTGTGGTTTGCAGAAGGCTTTACCAATTACTACGGAATATTATTGCTTAAACGTTCCGGATTTTATTCATTGGATAAATATGCGCAGAAGCTAAATAGCTGTATTAACAGCGTTTTAGTAATGCCAGGTGCTAAGCAATACTCTCCAGTAACAATGAGCAACCAGGCTGTTTTCGTTGATGCCGGTGTAGCTATCGACGAAACCAATTATTCAAACATGTTTGTTTCCTATTATCCTTATGGCGAAGCGACCGCGTTGGCACTGGATCTTCGTTTAAGGACTGAGTTTAAAAATCTAAATCTGGATAAATTCATGCAATTGGTATGGCAAAAGCATGGCAAAACAGAAATCCCCTATGTTAATGCTGATATCCAAAATCTGTTAGCTCAGTTTACTGGCAATAAAGTCTTTGCAGATGATTTCTTCAACCGGTTTATTTATGCTTCAGAAAAGAATAATTATGAGCAATTACTTGGGAATGCTGGATTGTTATTGAGAAAAGCAGGTCCGGGAAGAGCATGGTTAGGCAATGTTATGTTCCAACCAATAGAAAACGTAGGATTGCAAATCGCTTCGGCAACACAAATTGGTTCTCCATTGTATGAATCTGGATTGGATATTAATGACATCATTATCGCTATTGATGAACAACTAATGAAAACTCCAGCCGATCTTCAGCAACTGCTGGCAAGACACAAACCCGGTGATAAAATAACAATCGATTTTGATCATAGAGGGATTACGAAAACAGTTTCGGTTGAGCTGAAAGAAAATCCAAGATTGGAAGTAGTAACCTATGAGAACGCAAATAAGCCGGTTACGGCAGAAATGAAAAAACTAAGGGAGGATTGGTTAGGGAGTAAAGTGAAACAATCGAATTAA